The proteins below come from a single Aegilops tauschii subsp. strangulata cultivar AL8/78 chromosome 6, Aet v6.0, whole genome shotgun sequence genomic window:
- the LOC109742224 gene encoding putative methyltransferase At1g22800, mitochondrial, with protein MASGSSAAARRLLLLRHRRRHLVPNHHFSSSSADEVLDGGRVKIFDRDLKRRHRDRAAWAMRETDPLVDAVADNLLDRLEDCRKAFPSALCLGGSAGAVRRSLRGRGGIEKLTMMDMSVDMVNKWRELESATDDGPEMNFIVGDEEYLPMKENSQDLIMSCLGLHWTNDLPGAMIQCRLALKPDGLFLAAILGGETLKELRIACTIAQMEREGGISPRMSPLAQVRDAGNLLSRAGFALPGVDVDRYTVKYNSALELVEHLRAMAETNALFQRSHILKRDTALATAAIYQSMFGLEDGTIPATFQVIYMTGWKEHSSQQKPKRRGSATVSFGDIRKQFGSNQD; from the exons ATGGCTTCCGGGTCCTCGGCCGCCGCACGTCGCCTTCTGCTAttgcgccaccgccgccgccacctcgttCCCAATCACCACTTCTCTTCCTCCTCGGCGGACGAAGTGCTGGACGGGGGCCGCGTCAAGATCTTCGATCGCGATCTGAAGCGCCGACACCGGGACCGGGCGGCGTGGGCGATGCGGGAAACTGACCCACTGGTAGACGCGGTCGCCGATAACCTCCTCGACCGCCTCGAGGACTGCAGGAAGGCGTTCCCCTCGGCGCTCTGCCTCGGCGGTTCGGCCGGCGCCGTCCGCCGGTCGCTTCGCGGCCGCG GTGGAATCGAGAAATTGACCATGATGGACATGTCGGTAGACATGGTGAACAAGTGGCGGGAGTTGGAGAGTGCTACTGACGACGGCCCCGAGATGAACTTTATCGTTGGAGATGAAGAGTATCTTCCTATGAAAGAGAA CTCCCAGGATTTGATAATGAGCTGTCTTGGGCTACATTGGACAAATGATCTACCTGGAGCAATGATACAG TGTAGGTTGGCGTTGAAGCCTGATGGCCTTTTTCTTGCAGCAATTCTTGGCGGGGAGACTCTGAA GGAACTAAGAATTGCATGCACTATTGCTCAAATGGAACGTGAGGGAGGCATCAGTCCTCGAATGTCGCCATTAGCACAA GTCCGTGATGCAGGAAACCTTTTGTCAAGGGCAGGCTTCGCCCTTCCAGGAGTTGATGTAGATCGATATACAGTCAAGTACAATAGTG CTCTTGAACTTGTGGAACATCTTAGAGCAATGGCAGAAACGAATGCTCTCTTTCAAAGAAGCCAT ATATTAAAGAGAGATACAGCACTAGCTACTGCAGCCATTTACCAGTCAATGTTTGGGTTAGAAGATGGAACCATTCCAGCAACCTTTCAG GTAATTTACATGACTGGGTGGAAGGAGCATTCATCACAGCAAAAGCCTAAGAGAAGGGGTTCTGCCACTGTATCATTTGGTGACATAAGGAAACAATTTGGTTCCAACCAAGACTGA